The Thermoplasmata archaeon genome contains the following window.
TTGGGTCTTGAGAGCGTGATGGGCCTTAGTCTCGTGCCAAGCCCGCCGGCGAGAACCACCGCCCTCAGGTTCTCACCCCCGGCCGTCCCAACTCAACTCAACGCCTGCGCTCACTCTTTCAGCGCTATCGTGACGACGTTGTTCCCTCGCAGAATCACCGTTCCTAAGCGCCTCACGGTCCCGTCCGGTGTGGTCTCTTCCGTATCCTCGAGAACCATGTTCATGTTCTCGTCGAACGAGACGAGCTTCCCATCCAGACACCGGCTGTCCTTGAGTAGGAGGCTCATCCTCTTGTTGAGGGACTTCTCGAGGACACTGTGAGGCATCACCATTCGCTTCCCCCTCTTCTGAAGGCTGATTTTGTATTAAATCTTTTGCGACGGAATCTATTTCTGCCGCGCGGAAATTTGGGTCTTGGGAGGATGGGATACAGCGTCCACAGGCTCAACGGAGTCGGGCTCGAGGCCAACGCGTACCTTCTAGAGTGCAAAAGGCCCCTCCTCATCGATGTGGGCACCGGCGCGAGGCTTGATGAGCTTCTCAGGGATCTGAGAGCGATTCTCGGGGACAGAAGGCTGGAGTTGCTCGCGCTGACCCACATGCACTTCGACCACACGGGTGGCGCGGCCTCCCTCCAGGAGGCTACTGGAGCGGAAGCCATCGCCCATCCCCCAGACTCTTCGGCGCTAGCCGACGGAGATGGGGAGATGACGTGCGCTTTCTGGCTCGGGGAGAGCCAGAGACCCATCCTGGTCAGAGAGGTGAGAGAGGGGGAGAAGATAGAGCTCGGGGACGCCACCCTCGAGGTCCTCCATACGCCGGGCCACTCGGCGGGCAGCATGGCCCTTTTCGACCGCCGGAGCCGCTCCCTTTTCTCCGGGGACACGGTCTTCACCGGCGGCGGCGTCGGTCGCTGCGACCTGCCAACAGGGAACGCTGGACAGTTGATCGCCTCGCTCGAGAGGCTCCTCTCGCTAGGGCTCAGGAACCTCTACCCGGGCCACGGGCCATGCGCAGAGGGAGACGGCAGCGCCCACATCGAGCTCGGGCTCAGAATGGCGAGGAGCTTATTCTGAGAGGCGCGGCGCGCGTGCACCAAAACCGTCAGGGTGGACCGGAGGCCCTCAACTACTATAAATACTTATACCAAAACAACCATTATTGGAGCAATCGAACCAAAGGGGCAACGCGACCGGATAGAGGGTCCTGCGCCCGGGTCCAGGGTCGGGGCTGGAGGAGAGAAAATGAGGAGAGGAGGAGGAATCTGGCGGGCGCTCCTTCCGGCGCTTCTCTTGCTTGCCCCCGCCTGCGCTACCCTCCTGCCCTCCGGGGGCAATGGCGAGAGCGGGCCTGCCCCCTCGGAGGAGGGACCCCAGAGCGGCAGGGGGTCAGAGAGGGCACCCGGCGCGCCAGCCCTCCCTGATCTGATTCTGAGCAACCTCAGCCGCTCGCTCGACTCGCCAGGAGACATGTCCTCGGTCACATTCTTCGCCACCGTCTTCAACGATGGCGCCGCCCTGACTCAGCAGGTCACGGTCGAACTCTTCATCGACGGCGTTCCCCAAGGGAGCTCGATTATCGGCGGGCTCTTCGAGGGCGGCTCGGCTACTGTGGGAATTCCATGGACCGCGCTCTCCGGCCAACACGAGGCCCTCGTGGTCGTGGATGCTCAGGGCCTGATTCCGGAGCTCAACGAGACGAACAATTGGAGGGTTGCCTATTTCAGCGTTCCCTCGCCTGACATCGTTGTGCAGAATGTCAGTTGGTATCCCATCCGGTTCAGGGATGGCGATGCGGTGACGATAAATGTCGAGCTCAGGAACAGGGGTCCAGGCTCCGCCGGACGGGCCTTTGTACTTGCTGCTTCGGTGGACCAGACCCCGCTCCCTCGCCAGCTCGTCGGCCCGATTCCTGCAGGCGCGTCGGCCCTCGCAACATTGCGCTGGACCGCCTTCTCGGGGAGCCGGGCCCTCTTCCTAGAAGCGGATGCAGGGAACTCACTCAGGGAGACCAACGAGACCAATAACCGCGCGGTGGTTCTGCTCGGCGCAGACTACCCGGACCTCGTGGTTTCCTCGGTTTCTATCAGCCCGCCTGAGCCCGAAGAGGGCGAGATAGCGTTCCTCAATGCTACGGTCACAAACCTTGGCTCTGGCTCAACCTCAGACACATTCCAGGTCCATTTCACAGTGGACGGCGTCAGCGCAGGCGCCGTCGACATTGCTGGGCTGGCTTCGGGGTCCAGCCGTAGCGTCTCCATACGGTGGAGGGCTGTCGCGGGCCACCACGAGGTCCGGGCCGATGCCGACGCGAGCGGCGAAATACTAGAGGCGGTCGAGAGCAACAATCACGCCCTCACTTCCGTCCGAATCGGTATGGCCGAGCTCTCGCTCGGGGGGCTCCAATGGACCCCCGCCCTCCCTTCTGACGGGATGGTGACGAGGGTCGGCCTGAGCGTCCGCAACAGCGCGAACAATGGAACGAGGGCACCGTTCGTGGTGGCCCTTTACATCGACGGCTCGTGCGCCGATGCAACCACCATCAACGGCCTAGGGCCCCAAGAGGCCCGCAACTTGAGTCTCAACTGGACTGCATCTGGAGGGGCCCACGAGCTGTGCGTCGTCGCAGACCCTCACGACACTGTTCACGAACTGAACGAGAGCAACAACGCCCTCAGCCTCCCCATTATCGTCCCGATGCCCGACCTCACTCCGACCAATCTCACCCTCCACCCTTCGTCGCCCTCCGCCGGAGAGTCCGTTGAGGTCAGGGTCTCGATTCGAAATACCGGCCCCGGCAACCTCTCAAGGATGTTCCTGACCCGGCTATACTGGGAAGGGAGGGAAGTTGCCTCAGAAGTCCTTGGCGGCCTCGAGGCCGGGTCAAGCCGCATCCTGAGTATGAGGTGGACTGCAGAGGCCGGCGAGGGGGAACTGACTGCGGTGGTTGATCCCGAGCAGAGAATTGCCGAGGCCAACGAACTCAACAACAGCATTTCGATAAGAACCGGCGTCCCCTTCCCCGACATCACCGTGAGCCAGATGGAGTGGTTCCCACCCGGCGCGGGCGCGGGAGAAAGGCTCAACGTCAGCGTAAGGGTTGAGAACAAAGGGCCCGGAGACCTGACCACGCCCGTTTCGATAACCCTCTACGCCAACGCCTCTGCCACTAGCACTCTCGAGCTGGGTGGACTCGGGTCTGGCCGGAACGCCACAATCAGCTTCAGCCTCGTTCTCCCATCGGCCTCTTTGAGCCTAAGCGCGGTTGTCGACCCACTGGACCGAGTGGCGGAGCTATCCGAGGCTAACAACCGCCTGACGCGTCTTTTCCCCACTGGCGTGGAGGCTCCGGCGCCCCCGGCGCAGGACTATTTCGTCAGAGAGCCGGTTCTGCTTCCCGAGACACCTGTGGACGGCGAAACCGCCTCCGTGATTGTTACTGTTTGTGCCGCGGGAACCGCCACCGGGCCCCCGGCACCGGTAGAGGTCGCTCTAGTCGCTGATGGAAGGATCGCGGCGAGGGGCCAGGCCGTGGTTTCCGCGGGTGAGGGCATGGCTAGGCTGGAGTGGAAGGCGAGTGCCGGCGCCCACAAGCTCACAATTATCGTCGACCCCGACGGAGAGATTCCCGAAACGCGAGAGGACAACAACCGTGCCTCTCTAGCGCTCATCGTGGGCCCAGTGAACCTCGTTGTTTCCGAGCTAGCTCCCATACAGAGTATTGTCCATGACGGAGAGACGGTGTGTGTTCTCTGCCGCGTTGAGAATCTGGAACCAAATCCAACCCGGGCGGCATTCACCCTCTCTTTTTATGTCGACGGTGTCCTCGAGACGATGAGAGAGCTCAGCGGCCTTCCCGCGCGCGCATCCATGAGCGAAGTTCTCTCATTCCGTGCCCTGGCGGGAGACCATAGACTGAGGGCAGTTGTGGACCCCGAGGGTTCAGTCTCGGAGACGGTCGAGGAAGACAACGAGGCCACGGCCGAAATAACCGTTCGGCCGCCCGATATCGAGGTTACTGGAATAACCGCGATCCGCGAGGCGGACGAGGGAAACACCGTCGGAATCACCGCTACCATCCGCAACGCAGGAGCGCCGACTGTGAGACGCGTGACTGTAATTTTTCTCGTCGACGGCTTTCCTGCGGGCTCCGCCCAGACCGAAGGTCTCCTCTCCGGCGCGACCCACCCCCTTTCCACCAAGTGGACCGCACTTCCCGGGAACCACACTGTGACCGTGATTGCGGACCCTGGGCGCGAGATTATCGAGTTGGATGAGGAGAACAATCGACTCCGACTGGCGACAATCAACGTTAGCCTTCCAGACCTCACCGTCCAAAACCTGACGGTTTCAGGACCGCCCGTCGTAGGCGCGGAGTGCATCGCCTCGGTCGATGTCCTGAACTTAGGCGAGACCACCCTCAGGGATTTCTACGTATCCTTCTCCGTGGACGAAACCGTTTTGAAGACCGAGAGACTCGGAGGGTTGCCTGGTGGGGCCTCTTGCTCTGTCTCGGTAAGGCTCCCCGTCCTCGCCGGGCCTCGCTTATACTCTGTCAGGGTGGACAGCACGCAGGCTGTCAAGGAGCTCGACGAGACCAACAACTTGGCCTACCTGAGTCAAGAAGCGACGCCACCGGCCGAGCTCTCACTCGTTGGCCTGAGAGTCCAGTCCTATGCTGTGGATGGGGAGGAGGTGGGGATTTTTGCAGAGATTCTGAATTCTGGGGTGGGCAACACCACTGAGCCATTTCAGGTCTCCTTTTTCGTAGACGGCAGAATCCTCTCCAGCGACGTGATCGGAGGCCTCCCAGCAGGCGAGACCGCTGTCGCAACCGCCCGCTGGACCGCCACGCCGGGCCGGCACAGGGTGAGGGCTGTGGTCGACCCCACGGGTGTGGTGCCCGAGGGAAACGAGGGGGACAACGAGCAGCAACGGGACGGTCCGTCAGTCGAGCACCCAGACCTCACTATCGAGAGGATTTCCACAGTCAGGCTTGGTGGGGAGACGGGCCGCTTCGCAGTCTTTGCCCAACTCGAAAATATCGGGGGACCAACCCTGAGAACAGTATCGGCTCGGCTGCTCATCGACGGAAGGCCCGCGGAAACGGTGAGCCTGAGGGGACTTACAGCGAGAACAGCAACCACGCTATACTTTGAGGCTCAGGCGGCCGCACCCGGCATTCTCTCCGTCTCCGCTGACCCATCCGGAGAGCTTCCGGAGGCAGATGAATCCAACAACGCGGCCACGGCCCCTTTCCTCCCCCTACCCGAGCTCGAGGGTTCCCGGCCCGACCTCGTCGTCGAGCGCTGGGCGCTCCTCCCCCCCAGCCCGGTCGAAGGGCAGCAAGCAATGATTCTCGCCACGATAACCAATCTCGGCAACGGCTCCCTGCTCGGCCGGAGCGAGGCCTTGCTCGAGCTCCAGAGCCGGGCGCCTGACCCCACCAACCCAAGGAGGGAGGTCATCGTCGGAACA
Protein-coding sequences here:
- a CDS encoding CARDB domain-containing protein, with the translated sequence MRRGGGIWRALLPALLLLAPACATLLPSGGNGESGPAPSEEGPQSGRGSERAPGAPALPDLILSNLSRSLDSPGDMSSVTFFATVFNDGAALTQQVTVELFIDGVPQGSSIIGGLFEGGSATVGIPWTALSGQHEALVVVDAQGLIPELNETNNWRVAYFSVPSPDIVVQNVSWYPIRFRDGDAVTINVELRNRGPGSAGRAFVLAASVDQTPLPRQLVGPIPAGASALATLRWTAFSGSRALFLEADAGNSLRETNETNNRAVVLLGADYPDLVVSSVSISPPEPEEGEIAFLNATVTNLGSGSTSDTFQVHFTVDGVSAGAVDIAGLASGSSRSVSIRWRAVAGHHEVRADADASGEILEAVESNNHALTSVRIGMAELSLGGLQWTPALPSDGMVTRVGLSVRNSANNGTRAPFVVALYIDGSCADATTINGLGPQEARNLSLNWTASGGAHELCVVADPHDTVHELNESNNALSLPIIVPMPDLTPTNLTLHPSSPSAGESVEVRVSIRNTGPGNLSRMFLTRLYWEGREVASEVLGGLEAGSSRILSMRWTAEAGEGELTAVVDPEQRIAEANELNNSISIRTGVPFPDITVSQMEWFPPGAGAGERLNVSVRVENKGPGDLTTPVSITLYANASATSTLELGGLGSGRNATISFSLVLPSASLSLSAVVDPLDRVAELSEANNRLTRLFPTGVEAPAPPAQDYFVREPVLLPETPVDGETASVIVTVCAAGTATGPPAPVEVALVADGRIAARGQAVVSAGEGMARLEWKASAGAHKLTIIVDPDGEIPETREDNNRASLALIVGPVNLVVSELAPIQSIVHDGETVCVLCRVENLEPNPTRAAFTLSFYVDGVLETMRELSGLPARASMSEVLSFRALAGDHRLRAVVDPEGSVSETVEEDNEATAEITVRPPDIEVTGITAIREADEGNTVGITATIRNAGAPTVRRVTVIFLVDGFPAGSAQTEGLLSGATHPLSTKWTALPGNHTVTVIADPGREIIELDEENNRLRLATINVSLPDLTVQNLTVSGPPVVGAECIASVDVLNLGETTLRDFYVSFSVDETVLKTERLGGLPGGASCSVSVRLPVLAGPRLYSVRVDSTQAVKELDETNNLAYLSQEATPPAELSLVGLRVQSYAVDGEEVGIFAEILNSGVGNTTEPFQVSFFVDGRILSSDVIGGLPAGETAVATARWTATPGRHRVRAVVDPTGVVPEGNEGDNEQQRDGPSVEHPDLTIERISTVRLGGETGRFAVFAQLENIGGPTLRTVSARLLIDGRPAETVSLRGLTARTATTLYFEAQAAAPGILSVSADPSGELPEADESNNAATAPFLPLPELEGSRPDLVVERWALLPPSPVEGQQAMILATITNLGNGSLLGRSEALLELQSRAPDPTNPRREVIVGTSNIQSSLLGLLPGGSAVISFPWTATGGNTSLTVTVNPSRRIPEWETGNNALKDIIEVPRPNLQITGVVKWSLTPGLKSPIFVLIENKGPGDTLSTSPGELYINGILSSQLPLRGLLSGHTTVCPARVEAEAGESTLLAVADAGNRIIEMEKSGNSLLEGLHLSYPDLTIANITWTRHLDNESIVTVFAEIRNEGTGAAGRAFEVSLSADARLVGRTMVPCLRANSSTLVSWRWPLVPGNHTLSVEVDTGDSILEARENNNRMDVSFPLWRSAYTPTLLNLRLTGLRFSQQNTGRWNASVNTVTLFMTFENDGLENLSASSADVILNGKLLRTVPVPPLANDSEAVVELAWVAPVADLNVSVRLDPRRRLAEDFETDNDLTLFIPANHPPIASAGGNRTITAGDKIELHPHADDPDVILEGGVRVPGYIALYEWDLNGDGVYEHNSTISGDVTAVFHTPGRYMIRFRVTDDQGATAVSEAVIVVRPVKEEQLIRTDTLTIAAVGILFFILVLSAVWLVRGKEEIFRK
- a CDS encoding LSM domain-containing protein; the protein is MVMPHSVLEKSLNKRMSLLLKDSRCLDGKLVSFDENMNMVLEDTEETTPDGTVRRLGTVILRGNNVVTIALKE
- a CDS encoding MBL fold metallo-hydrolase, with protein sequence MGYSVHRLNGVGLEANAYLLECKRPLLIDVGTGARLDELLRDLRAILGDRRLELLALTHMHFDHTGGAASLQEATGAEAIAHPPDSSALADGDGEMTCAFWLGESQRPILVREVREGEKIELGDATLEVLHTPGHSAGSMALFDRRSRSLFSGDTVFTGGGVGRCDLPTGNAGQLIASLERLLSLGLRNLYPGHGPCAEGDGSAHIELGLRMARSLF